From Candidatus Binatia bacterium, one genomic window encodes:
- a CDS encoding type 1 glutamine amidotransferase domain-containing protein → MPRVLIPLPSRDFDPTEAAVSWNVLRRLGHHVAFATPDARPAVADDIMVTGEGLDPWSQVPGLSRIKLVGALLRADPAGRAAYDEMIADTAYRCPLRWDDVRVEGFDGLLLPGGHRARGMREYLESEILQRLVVAFFAADKPVAAICHGVVLAARSIDPATGRSVLHGRRTTALTWSLEKAGWSIARFTRFWDPSYYRTYTENAGETAGYRSVQSEVTRALVSPRHFLDVAADDPEHRRKTSGMSRDCFDDPSAAFVVRDGSYVSARWPGDTHTFARTFADVLDEHARRRA, encoded by the coding sequence CTTCGACCCGACCGAAGCCGCGGTGAGCTGGAACGTCCTGCGTCGCCTCGGGCACCACGTCGCGTTCGCGACGCCCGATGCCAGGCCGGCCGTCGCCGACGACATCATGGTCACCGGCGAAGGGCTCGACCCGTGGAGCCAGGTTCCGGGATTGTCGCGCATCAAGCTCGTCGGCGCGCTGCTGCGTGCCGATCCCGCAGGACGTGCGGCGTACGACGAGATGATCGCCGATACGGCATATCGCTGCCCGCTTCGCTGGGACGACGTGCGTGTCGAAGGTTTCGACGGCCTGCTGCTGCCCGGCGGGCATCGCGCCCGCGGCATGCGCGAGTACCTCGAAAGCGAGATCCTCCAGCGCCTGGTCGTCGCGTTTTTTGCGGCAGACAAGCCGGTGGCAGCGATCTGTCACGGCGTCGTGCTGGCTGCGCGCAGCATCGATCCCGCCACCGGAAGGTCCGTACTGCACGGGCGAAGGACGACGGCGCTTACCTGGTCGCTGGAAAAAGCGGGCTGGAGCATCGCGCGCTTCACGCGCTTCTGGGATCCGTCGTACTACCGCACGTACACCGAAAATGCCGGGGAGACCGCGGGCTACCGCAGCGTGCAGTCGGAAGTGACGAGGGCGCTGGTCAGCCCGCGACATTTCCTCGACGTTGCCGCCGACGACCCGGAGCATCGACGAAAGACCAGCGGCATGAGCCGCGACTGCTTCGACGATCCGTCGGCCGCCTTCGTCGTGCGCGACGGCAGCTATGTCTCGGCGCGATGGCCCGGCGACACGCACACGTTTGCGCGCACCTTCGCCGACGTGCTCGACGAGCACGCGCGCAGGCGCGCCTAG